TTGGTATACGCTATATTGGCGATGCCGACCGCGAACAGGGCATTGTTCATGTTGTCGGGCCCGAACAGGGCTTTTCGCTTCCCGGCACCACGATCGTCTGTGGCGACAGCCATACGGCCTGCCATGGAGGCCTTGGCGCGCTCGCATTCGGTATCGGCACCAGCGAGGTCGAACATGTGCTGGCAACGCAAACGCTGCAATTGAAGCAGTCGAAATCGATGGAAGTTCGTGTCGAAGGCGATGTCGGCCCAGGCGTAAGCGCCAAGGATATTGTGCTGCACATCACCGGCGTCCTCGGCGCTGCAGGCGGGACCGGCTATGTCATCGAATATAGCGGCAGCGCGATCAGCAACCTGTCGGTCGAAGGCCGATTGACCGTCAGCAACATGGCGATCGAACATGGCGCGCGCGCCGGTCTTTGCGCGCCTGACGAGAAAACCTTCGCCTATCTGAAGGGCCGGCCAATGGCCCCCAAAGGTGCAGACTGGGATGCAGCAGTCGCTTACTGGCAGACCCTGAAAACCGATCCGGGCGCAACCTTTGACAAGGTCGTCGTCATCAACGCCGCCGATATCGCGCCGAGCGTGACCTGGGGCACCAGCCCAGAAGACGTGGTGCCCATCACCGGCACCGTTCCCGACCCCAAAAGTTTTGCCGATCCTTCGAAGCAGGAGGCTGCCGCCAAGAGCCTCGCCTATATGGGCCTCGAACCCGGCACCCCCTTAAACGAAGTCGAGGTGCAGAATATCTTCATCGGCAGTTGCACCAACAGCCGCATCGAAGATCTGCGCGCAGCCGCCGCGGTACTGAAGGGCAAGCGCAAGGCGGCCAATATCAAATGGGCGATCGTCGTTCCCGGTTCCGGCCTTGTAAAGGCTCAGGCCGAGGCAGAGGGCCTTGACCGCATCTTCATCGACGCAGGCCTCGAATGGCGCGAACCCGGCTGCTCTGCCTGTCTCGGTATGAATCCCGACAAAGTCCCGCCCGGCGAACGCTGCGCCTCCACCAGCAACCGCAATTTTGTAGGGCGACAAGGCCCGGGTGCGCGCACCCATCTTGTCAGCCCCGCCATGGCAGCGGCGGCGGCAGTAACCGGGCGGCTTGCCGATGTTCGGGAGTTGGTCGCATGAACCCCGTTTCCACCATCTCCGGCAAGGCCTATCCCTTTGGCCTCAAAAATGTCGATACCGACGTTATCATCCCGGCAGCATGGCTGAAAACGATCAGCCGTACCGGCCTTGGCAAAGGCGCGTTCGAGGCGCTGCGCAAGGAACCGGACAATCTGTTCGACAGCGCGCCCTATGCCGGTTCGCCCATCCTGATCGCAGGCGACAATTTCGGCTGTGGTTCCAGCCGTGAACATGCCGCATGGGCGCTGGCCGACATGGGCATAACGGCCGTAATCGCGCCCAGCTTTTCCGACATATTTTCAGGCAATGCGTTCAAGAACGGCCTGTTGACGGTCGTCTTGCCGCAGGAAGCGGTCGACCGTCTGCTGCAGGTTGCTCAGGAAAATCCCGATTTATCCGATCCGATCCATATTGATCTGGAAAACCAGGTGGTGACCACGCCCTTTCAGGATCGCTTCACGTTTGAAATTGACCCGTTCCGCAAGCATTGCCTGCTGAACGGCCTCGACGAAATCGGGATCACACTGGCAAGCAGCGATGCGATTTCCGTCTATGAGGCAAAGCTGGCGGCGGAAAAGCCCTGGCTGGCGCCGCACATGATTTGAGGAGAGTGAGAGAAATGAAAGCGCTGTTATCGACTGCCACTGGCGGCCCCGAAACCCTGGTACTGGGCGAATTGCCTGAACCCACTGCTGGCCCCGGACAGGTTGTCGTCGCGGTCAAGGCCTGCTCCATCAACTTTCCTGACACATTGATGATTGTCGACAAATACCAGTTCAAACCGCCGCGCCCCTTTGCGCCGGGCGGCGAGATTGCGGGCGTGATCGAAGCCGTTGGCGAAGGCGTCACCGGCTTTGCTATCGGGGACCGGGTAATGGCGGGCTGCGGCAATGGCGGGTTGTCTGAAAAAATCGCGGTATCGGCACACAACCTCTACAAAATGCCCGATGAAATGCCATTCGAAGACGGCGCCTCGATCCTGATGACCTATGGCACCAGTGCCCATGCTCTGAAGGATCGCGGACGGATGAAGCCCGGCGATAATGTGCTGGTCCTTGGCGGTGCAGGCGGCATCGGCATTTCGGCAATCGAACTGGCCAAGGCCTATGGCGGACGCGTTGTCGCCGGCGTATCCAGCGAGGCAAAGGCACAGGTTGCACGTGAAGCCGGGGCTGATGACGTGGTCGTCTATCCCTACCAGCCGTTCGACAAGGATCAGTCAAAAGCAGTCGCCGAAATGTTCAAGGCGGCTGCAGGCCCCAATGGTTTCGACATCATCTATGATACCGTTGGCGGCGATTATTCCGAACCAGCCGTGCGTTCGATCGCCTGGGAAGGCCGCTTCCTTGTGGTCGGCTTCCCCGCGGGAATCGCAAAGTTGCCGCTCAACTTGACGCTGCTCAAAAGTTGCGATGTGTGCGGCGTCTTCTGGGGCGCCTACACGATGCGCGAACCGGAAAAGAACCGGGCGAACGTCAATGAACTGTTCGAACTGTACAAGGCCGGCAAGATCAAGCCTCGCATTTCAGAGACCTTTCCGCTTGAACAGGGCGGTGACGCAATTGCCAAGCTGGGCAATCGCGAAGCCGTCGGCAAGCTGGTGGTGACGATCTAAAGCGCCGCTCGGCGATTTGGGCAAATCTGCGGCGCGGAAAAGTTTCGCGCCGCACCGCCTTGCGCTACCGCCCCTTGTTTGGCAGTGCAGCCATACCTATTTCCAAACAAAGAGCCGGGGACTGACCATGACCACATTCAACGATCGCGAAAATGCATTCGAGAATAAGTTTGCCCGCGACGAAGAGTTGCAGTTCAAGGTGACCGCACGCCGCAACAAGCTGGTCGGGCTATGGGCAGCAGAGAAGATGGGGCTGACTGCCGAGGAATCGGACAGCTATGCAAAATCGGTTGTGCAGGCGGATTTTGAGGAAGCGGGCGACGAAGATGTCGTGCGCAAGATCCTTGGCGACCTGACCTCTGCCGGCGTCGACAGCGACGAAGCAACGATCCGCGCGGCACTTGACGCGAAGATGGTTGAGGCGCGCCGCCAGTTTATCGAAGAGGCATAAGGCAAAAACGATGCCGATGGCGGCTGAAGAAATCGAAGGCATGATCAAGGCCGCTTTTCCCGATGCGACGGTCGAGATTACCGACCTGCGCGGCGACGGCGATCATTATGCCGCCCGTGTGGTGAGCGCCGCATTTAAGGGAATGCCCCGCGTGCGGCAGCATCAGGCGGTTTATAACGCGCTGGGTGGCCGGATGGGCGGCGTATTGCACGCACTGCAACTGACCACTGCAGTGCCGGAATGATTTTAGTAATTTGGAGTTGAGTGACATGTCCGCAAACGAACGCATCGACGAAATGGTCAAAGGCAATGACGTCGTCCTTTTCATGAAGGGCACGCCGCTTTTCCCGCAATGCGGCTTTTCCAGCCGCGCAATCGCGATCCTCGATCATCTGGGTGTCGAATATGCGAGCGTCGATGTGCTGCAGGATCAGGAAATCCGTCAGGGCATCAAGGAATATTCGGATTGGCCCACAATCCCCCAGCTCTATGTGAAGGGCGAATTTCTTGGCGGCAGCGACATCATGATGGAAATGTACGAAGCAGGCGAGCTGCACGAACTGGTCGAACAGCACGGGCTTACCAAGGCAAGCTGAGACCGGAAACCGGCCAGCGCCAGCGGGCGCATATGTAAACCCGACTTTCCAAAACCCTTGCTTATGGCTAAGCGGCCCTCATGCAGATGCCGCGCAGCGATATTCCTTATGTTGCCGACCTTTATGGCGAAACATTGCTTGGCGAAAGCGATGGAGGGTCGGCTGTACGCAAGAAGCTAGCAGACTATTTTCCGGGGCTTGCCGCCGTTACCATAGCGGCCGCAGCCGCAACCTGGTTTTCCGAACATTATGGCATGCCGGTCATCCTTGCCGGTTTGCTGCTCGGCCTCGCGCTCAACTTCATTTCAACCCAGCCCAAGGTGCATGCAGGTCTTGATCTGTGCGGCACCACCGGGCTGCGCTGGGGTATCGTGCTTCTGGGCACACAGGTGACCGCGATGCAGATTGGCAGCCTAGGCGGCCTTGCATTTGCCGGGCTGGTCGCAATCATGGCACTGACCATTCTAGCAGGGCTGATAGGCGCACGATTGGGCGGGCAAAGCAATCTGGCTGGCTGGCTGGCCGGCGGAGCAACCGCAATTTGCGGTGCCTCTGCCGCGCTCGCCATTTATGCACTGATCGGCAAGAAACGCCTCGACCAGTCACAATTCACCCTGACCTTGGTTGGCATCACCATGGCGAGCGCGATTGCCATGTCCTTCTATCCGCTGATCGCCGCATGGCTTGATTTCAGCGACCGGCAGGCTGGTTTTCTGATCGGTGCCGCAACGCATGATGTCGCGCAGGCGCTGGGCGGTGGCTACAGCTATTCGCAAGCCGCTGGCGAGACTGCCACGATCGTCAAATTGTCGCGTGTCGCCCTGCTGGCGCCTGCCGTTGCGCTGATCGGGCTCGCAATCGGTTCAGCAGGCGGAGAATCGAAAGGGTTTCTGGGCCGGATACGCCTGCCTTGGTTCATCATCGCATTCTTTGCGCTCATGATTGCAAACTCGCTGGTGATCGCGCCGCCATGGGTCGCCGAATATGGCCTGATCATATCAAAGACGCTGTTGCTGTTTGCCGTCACCGCAACAGCCATGCGGTCACGCCTTGACGCATTGCTCAGTCAGGGCTGGCGGGCATTGCTTCCTGTGATCCTCGCCTCGCTGACTGCCTTCCTGCTTTCACTAGCCGTGGCGTCGACACTGTCATGACTGGGCAGCCATATGATCTTGCCGTCATTGGCGGCGGCGTGAATGGCTGCGGCATTGCACGCGATGCGGCCGGCCGAGGCGCAAAAGTGATCCTGTTTGAGCGCGGCGATCTTGCCAGTGGCACGTCATCGGGGTCGACCAAGCTCATCCATGGCGGGCTGCGCTATCTTGAACATTATGAATTCGGGCTGGTGCGCGAAAGCCTGATCGAGCGCGAGAAACTCTGGGCGATCGCGCCGCATATCATCTGGCCGATGCGTTTCGTGCTACCCTATCGCACCGGATTGCGCCCGCGCTGGATGCTGCGCGCCGGCCTTTTCCTTTATGATCATATTGGCGGGCGCAAGCGGCTGCCTGCAACGCGGACGATCGATCTTCGAAAGGACGCATCAGGCAAGGCGCTGAAAGCCGGTTTCTCGACCGCTTTCGAATATTCCGATTGCTGGGTCGATGATGCACGGTTGGTCATCCTCAACGCGCGTGATGCCGCCGATCATGGTGCTGACATCCGCACACGGACCGAGGTGAAGCGGCTCACCCGCACCGATGGGCTTTGGCGGATCGAGCTTGGCGACGGGGAAATCGTCATTGCCAAGGCGATTGCCAATGCTGCCGGGCCAGCCGTACTCAACCTGCTCGACCGGGTGCAGGCGCGCCAGCATAACCCTGACGAGAAAATCCGGCTCGTGCGCGGATCACATATCGTCGTGCGTCAGCGCTTTGACAGCCCGCAGGCCTATTTCTTCCAGAACCCCGACGGCCGCATCTTCTTTGCGATTCCTTATGAGGATGATTTCACGCTGATCGGAACGACGGACGCAGATCATCAGCCTGGCGACCCGATTGAAGCCAGCGCCGAGGAAATCGCCTATCTGTGCGCCGGGGCAAGCGAATATCTGCGCGAACCAGTGACGCCTGCCGACGTTGTGTGGAGCTATGCTGGCGTGCGCCCGCTTGTCGACGACGGGTCGGGCAAACCCGAAACGGCATCGCGCGGCTATCGCTTCGATGTCGACACCGATGCGAACGGAAATGCGCCATTGCTGTCGATATTCGGAGGCAAGATCACCACCTATCGCCATCTTGCAGAAGGTGCGATCGCCGAATTGGCGCGATGGTTGCCGCAATTCAAATCGGGCAGCTGGACTGCAAAAGCGCCGCTTCCCGGTGGCGGCTTTGCCATTGACGGCGCGCCCGCGCTGCGCGCCGAACTGGCGGCGGAATATCCCTTCCTCGACGCCGCAACGGTCGACAGGCTGGTGCGCAGCTATGGCACCAGTGCGCGCGAATGGCTGGGCAATGCCCGGTCTGCAGCCGATCTTGGCCAAGCATTTGGCCATGGCTTGACCGAAGCAGAAGTGCGCTATCTGATTGACCGCGAATGGGCCCAGTCTGCCGATGACATTTTGTGGCGGCGCAGCAAATTGGGGCTGCGCTTCGATGGCGCGCAACGCACCACGCTCGAGGATTTTTGCGCGCGCGTTTAAGGGTTTAACTGCGGCCCTGTTGTTGTA
This portion of the Sphingobium sp. genome encodes:
- a CDS encoding putative sulfate exporter family transporter, with protein sequence MQMPRSDIPYVADLYGETLLGESDGGSAVRKKLADYFPGLAAVTIAAAAATWFSEHYGMPVILAGLLLGLALNFISTQPKVHAGLDLCGTTGLRWGIVLLGTQVTAMQIGSLGGLAFAGLVAIMALTILAGLIGARLGGQSNLAGWLAGGATAICGASAALAIYALIGKKRLDQSQFTLTLVGITMASAIAMSFYPLIAAWLDFSDRQAGFLIGAATHDVAQALGGGYSYSQAAGETATIVKLSRVALLAPAVALIGLAIGSAGGESKGFLGRIRLPWFIIAFFALMIANSLVIAPPWVAEYGLIISKTLLLFAVTATAMRSRLDALLSQGWRALLPVILASLTAFLLSLAVASTLS
- the leuD gene encoding 3-isopropylmalate dehydratase small subunit, with product MNPVSTISGKAYPFGLKNVDTDVIIPAAWLKTISRTGLGKGAFEALRKEPDNLFDSAPYAGSPILIAGDNFGCGSSREHAAWALADMGITAVIAPSFSDIFSGNAFKNGLLTVVLPQEAVDRLLQVAQENPDLSDPIHIDLENQVVTTPFQDRFTFEIDPFRKHCLLNGLDEIGITLASSDAISVYEAKLAAEKPWLAPHMI
- the leuC gene encoding 3-isopropylmalate dehydratase large subunit gives rise to the protein MNSPRTLYQKIWDAHVVEQRDDGTAIIFIDRHLVHEVTSPQAFEGLRTAGRKVRRPDLTLAVPDHNLPTTARRDASGNRVPIADPESAQQLEALEANAPAFGIRYIGDADREQGIVHVVGPEQGFSLPGTTIVCGDSHTACHGGLGALAFGIGTSEVEHVLATQTLQLKQSKSMEVRVEGDVGPGVSAKDIVLHITGVLGAAGGTGYVIEYSGSAISNLSVEGRLTVSNMAIEHGARAGLCAPDEKTFAYLKGRPMAPKGADWDAAVAYWQTLKTDPGATFDKVVVINAADIAPSVTWGTSPEDVVPITGTVPDPKSFADPSKQEAAAKSLAYMGLEPGTPLNEVEVQNIFIGSCTNSRIEDLRAAAAVLKGKRKAANIKWAIVVPGSGLVKAQAEAEGLDRIFIDAGLEWREPGCSACLGMNPDKVPPGERCASTSNRNFVGRQGPGARTHLVSPAMAAAAAVTGRLADVRELVA
- a CDS encoding DUF1476 domain-containing protein — encoded protein: MTTFNDRENAFENKFARDEELQFKVTARRNKLVGLWAAEKMGLTAEESDSYAKSVVQADFEEAGDEDVVRKILGDLTSAGVDSDEATIRAALDAKMVEARRQFIEEA
- the grxD gene encoding Grx4 family monothiol glutaredoxin is translated as MSDMSANERIDEMVKGNDVVLFMKGTPLFPQCGFSSRAIAILDHLGVEYASVDVLQDQEIRQGIKEYSDWPTIPQLYVKGEFLGGSDIMMEMYEAGELHELVEQHGLTKAS
- a CDS encoding BolA family transcriptional regulator, which codes for MPMAAEEIEGMIKAAFPDATVEITDLRGDGDHYAARVVSAAFKGMPRVRQHQAVYNALGGRMGGVLHALQLTTAVPE
- a CDS encoding glycerol-3-phosphate dehydrogenase, producing MTGQPYDLAVIGGGVNGCGIARDAAGRGAKVILFERGDLASGTSSGSTKLIHGGLRYLEHYEFGLVRESLIEREKLWAIAPHIIWPMRFVLPYRTGLRPRWMLRAGLFLYDHIGGRKRLPATRTIDLRKDASGKALKAGFSTAFEYSDCWVDDARLVILNARDAADHGADIRTRTEVKRLTRTDGLWRIELGDGEIVIAKAIANAAGPAVLNLLDRVQARQHNPDEKIRLVRGSHIVVRQRFDSPQAYFFQNPDGRIFFAIPYEDDFTLIGTTDADHQPGDPIEASAEEIAYLCAGASEYLREPVTPADVVWSYAGVRPLVDDGSGKPETASRGYRFDVDTDANGNAPLLSIFGGKITTYRHLAEGAIAELARWLPQFKSGSWTAKAPLPGGGFAIDGAPALRAELAAEYPFLDAATVDRLVRSYGTSAREWLGNARSAADLGQAFGHGLTEAEVRYLIDREWAQSADDILWRRSKLGLRFDGAQRTTLEDFCARV
- a CDS encoding NADPH:quinone oxidoreductase family protein; translation: MKALLSTATGGPETLVLGELPEPTAGPGQVVVAVKACSINFPDTLMIVDKYQFKPPRPFAPGGEIAGVIEAVGEGVTGFAIGDRVMAGCGNGGLSEKIAVSAHNLYKMPDEMPFEDGASILMTYGTSAHALKDRGRMKPGDNVLVLGGAGGIGISAIELAKAYGGRVVAGVSSEAKAQVAREAGADDVVVYPYQPFDKDQSKAVAEMFKAAAGPNGFDIIYDTVGGDYSEPAVRSIAWEGRFLVVGFPAGIAKLPLNLTLLKSCDVCGVFWGAYTMREPEKNRANVNELFELYKAGKIKPRISETFPLEQGGDAIAKLGNREAVGKLVVTI